The Streptomyces cyanogenus DNA segment GCAGGAAGGCGCGGGTGTCGGCCTTGTGGGTCCGCCAGGCGCGGGCCTCCTCCGCGTCCAGCACCTCCGTCGCGCCCAGCACCGCCACCGGGATCTTCGCCTCGCCCGCGATCAGGGAGTCGCCCACGACCCGGATGCGCGGGGAGCCGTAGGCGCTGGCCACCACGGCCGCCGCCGCGGTACCGCCGACCAGCCCGCCGAGCAGCGGCAGGGTGCCGAAGGGCAGCAGGATCAGGGCGAACGAGACGCCCACCAGGAAGCTGATCAGCCACCACGAGCGGGGGGCGGTGAGGCGTTCTTCGTAGGGGGTGGCGGAGAGCTGCATGGAGCCAAGCTTGGCACGGGATCCGCGGCCGCCCGGAGTCGGGGCGGGCGGCGCCGGGCGCCGTCGAGCAGCGCGGTGCGGGTGACGGGAGGGCGGGTAAGGTCTGCGGCTGTGAGTGGTAGTTCCGCAGCTCTTCAGCCTCCCGCCGACGCGGGGAAACCGGTACGGCACCCCGACGCGCCCCCGCCCGGGCAGCTTCTCGGCGCCCACTACGAACACTGTTTCGGGTGCGGCCCCAGGCAGCCGCACGGACTGCACCTGGAGGCCCGCGCCGGCGAGGGCGTCTCGCTGACCGCCGAGTTCACCGTGCAGCCCGCCCACCAGGGTGCCCCGGGCCTCGCGCACGGGGGAGTGCTCGCCACGGCCCTGGACGAGACCCTCGGCTCGCTGAACTGGCTGCTGCGGACCATCGCCGTCACCGGGCGGCTGGAGACGGACTTCGTCCGGCCCGTGCCCGTGGGCACGACGCTGCATCTGGAGGCCGAGGTCACGGCCGTCGCCGGGCGGAAGATCTACTCCACCGCCACCGGGCGCCTCGGCGGCCCCGACGGGCCGGTCGCCGTGCGCGCCGACGCCCTCTTCATCGAGGTCAAGGTGGATCACTTCATCGACCACGGCCGCAAGGAGGAGATCCAGGCCGCCATGAGCGATCCCGACCGGATGCGGCGCGCCCGCGCCTTCGAGGTGAACCCGTGAGCCGTGACCCGCTGAACGTGCTGATCCGGCGCGTCGACCCGGACGTACCGCTTCCGGCGTACGAGCATCCCGGGGACGCCGGAGCCGATCTGCGCACCACCGAGGCCTGCGAGCTGAAGCCCGGCGAGCGGGCCGTCCTGCCCACGGGGGTGTCGATCGCCCTGCCGGAGGGGTACGCGGCCTTCGTGCATCCGCGTTCCGGCCTCGCCGCCCGCTGCGGTGTCGCCCTCGTGAATGCCCCGGGGACGGTTGATGCCGGGTACCGTGGGGAGATCAAGGTGATCGTGGTGAATCTCGACCCGCGCGAGAGCGTGCGGTTCGAGCGCTTCGACCGGATTGCCCAACTGGTCGTCCAGCAGGTCGAGAAGGTCCGCTTCCGGGAGGTCGCGGAGCTTCCCGGCTCGGCGCGGGCCGAAGGGGGCTTCGGGTCCACCGG contains these protein-coding regions:
- a CDS encoding DUF3093 domain-containing protein is translated as MQLSATPYEERLTAPRSWWLISFLVGVSFALILLPFGTLPLLGGLVGGTAAAAVVASAYGSPRIRVVGDSLIAGEAKIPVAVLGATEVLDAEEARAWRTHKADTRAFLLLRAYIPTALRVEVTDPQDPTPYLYLSTREPERLAAAIEAARTAHA
- a CDS encoding PaaI family thioesterase, which gives rise to MSGSSAALQPPADAGKPVRHPDAPPPGQLLGAHYEHCFGCGPRQPHGLHLEARAGEGVSLTAEFTVQPAHQGAPGLAHGGVLATALDETLGSLNWLLRTIAVTGRLETDFVRPVPVGTTLHLEAEVTAVAGRKIYSTATGRLGGPDGPVAVRADALFIEVKVDHFIDHGRKEEIQAAMSDPDRMRRARAFEVNP
- the dut gene encoding dUTP diphosphatase — protein: MSRDPLNVLIRRVDPDVPLPAYEHPGDAGADLRTTEACELKPGERAVLPTGVSIALPEGYAAFVHPRSGLAARCGVALVNAPGTVDAGYRGEIKVIVVNLDPRESVRFERFDRIAQLVVQQVEKVRFREVAELPGSARAEGGFGSTGGHAAVGDESGTSGQAAEGGPTGGNRYASVVSDREGQ